One window of the Allorhizobium ampelinum S4 genome contains the following:
- a CDS encoding thermonuclease family protein has product MALQNYRYVPGTIIIIGKQPDGDSVRFRPDDESLLADIYRAHLLRPAKDGSHQLRLEGIDTPETHYESKAQPRGGVARGYLLRDLIGFSSFSLSKETVTAAEPQTIQAGILTASADVHGRPICYLTFDGNPFSSGETGAISTKTLEASANYRLISSGMAYPMLYSSAPVDQRQTISEAARAARDAGLGVWAVDKTERFALTDLTDLGWASGSNPGEKEEDGTGKAQLIFPKLFRRGCDFLKSGETDLVEWLRKTESENDKVIIDNRTEVPLSQLLRRENDRYRFDADLTQAVFVEK; this is encoded by the coding sequence ATGGCCTTGCAGAATTATCGCTACGTTCCCGGCACGATCATCATCATCGGCAAGCAGCCGGATGGCGATTCGGTGCGGTTTCGCCCGGATGATGAAAGCCTGCTTGCCGATATCTACCGCGCTCATCTACTGCGCCCCGCCAAGGACGGCAGCCATCAACTGCGGCTGGAAGGGATCGATACGCCCGAAACCCATTACGAGAGCAAGGCGCAGCCGCGCGGCGGGGTGGCGCGGGGTTATCTGCTGCGCGATCTGATCGGCTTTTCCTCCTTTTCGCTGTCGAAAGAAACCGTCACTGCCGCCGAGCCGCAAACCATCCAGGCCGGTATTCTGACGGCCTCCGCCGATGTTCACGGGCGGCCGATCTGCTATCTGACCTTTGACGGCAATCCGTTTTCCTCCGGCGAGACCGGCGCGATTTCAACCAAAACCCTGGAGGCCAGCGCCAATTACCGGCTGATCTCCAGCGGCATGGCCTATCCCATGCTCTATAGTTCCGCGCCGGTGGACCAGCGCCAGACGATTTCTGAGGCGGCACGGGCTGCGCGGGACGCGGGCCTTGGCGTCTGGGCGGTGGATAAGACGGAACGCTTTGCCCTCACCGACCTCACCGATCTTGGCTGGGCGAGCGGCAGCAATCCGGGCGAGAAAGAGGAAGACGGCACCGGCAAGGCCCAATTGATCTTCCCGAAACTCTTCCGCCGTGGCTGCGATTTTCTCAAATCCGGTGAGACCGATCTGGTCGAGTGGCTGCGCAAGACGGAAAGCGAAAACGACAAGGTGATTATCGACAACCGCACCGAAGTGCCGCTCTCGCAATTGCTGCGCCGGGAAAACGACCGCTACCGTTTCGATGCCGACCTGACGCAAGCGGTATTTGTCGAAAAGTAG
- a CDS encoding NAD(P)H-dependent oxidoreductase, protein MLLDKLNWRYAAKKMDPSKTVAEDKVERIVEAARLAPTSSGLQPFSVLVVTNKEIRERIKPIAWNQGQITDCSHLLVFAAWDNYTAERINTMFDLTNAERNFTNEGWENYRKMLLDTYPPRDAEVNFEHAARQAYIALGLALTAAAFEEVDSTPMEGFDPAALDEILDLRAKGLRSVAILPLGYRQPDGDWLVNLKKVRRAREDFVIEVK, encoded by the coding sequence GTGCTGCTTGATAAATTGAACTGGCGTTATGCCGCCAAGAAAATGGACCCGTCGAAGACTGTTGCTGAAGACAAGGTCGAGCGTATTGTCGAGGCGGCCCGGCTGGCACCGACCTCCAGCGGCTTGCAGCCGTTTTCCGTGCTTGTCGTAACCAACAAGGAGATCCGCGAGCGGATCAAGCCGATCGCCTGGAACCAGGGCCAGATTACCGATTGCTCGCATCTGCTGGTGTTTGCCGCCTGGGACAATTACACCGCAGAGCGGATCAACACGATGTTTGATCTCACCAATGCCGAGCGCAATTTTACCAATGAAGGCTGGGAAAACTATCGCAAGATGCTGCTGGATACCTATCCACCACGCGACGCCGAAGTGAATTTCGAACATGCCGCCCGCCAGGCCTATATCGCATTGGGGCTGGCACTGACGGCTGCTGCCTTCGAAGAGGTCGATTCAACCCCGATGGAAGGCTTTGACCCGGCAGCGCTGGACGAAATCCTCGACCTACGCGCCAAGGGCCTGCGCTCCGTCGCCATCCTGCCGCTGGGCTATCGTCAGCCGGATGGCGACTGGCTGGTCAACCTGAAAAAAGTCCGCCGCGCCCGTGAAGATTTTGTCATCGAGGTGAAGTGA